The Halosimplex litoreum genome has a window encoding:
- a CDS encoding DnaJ domain-containing protein, whose protein sequence is MSRTFYGVLGVGPDADEEAIRAAYRERVKEHHPDVSSDPDAADRFKRLTAAKETLLDAADRARYDRLGHRAYVDSHADSTLWASDRSPEPTASQSRGSTPGANGTRDATTGSRGAAADRSRTRDATDGSSRSGSTGTWAGRTGTSRRSSSGRSRRRTGERTRSDGARRSRSSRSSSAAASSTGDDGDGSTEETVSDRSRGSGVDPGSSSSVGSGGGETSNVEDTASNGGGRSAGEEPSSGDEERDGDDTQTAGSDATASRTATDRNASGRTEARTAEAGAASETAGRRRRRANGGTATDRTGRTQRSSTGSYATTSFWGVAADSPSVGRSSNPVTRRAFAVCRRLGPWILVHALFLSLAVGTGWYVYAVVLAPAERSVALLFVLIGEVGLAVVLSSLHILSRLYR, encoded by the coding sequence ATGAGCAGGACGTTCTACGGCGTCCTCGGGGTGGGACCCGACGCCGACGAGGAAGCGATCCGCGCCGCCTACCGCGAGCGCGTCAAGGAACACCATCCGGACGTGAGTTCAGACCCCGACGCCGCCGATCGTTTCAAGCGCCTGACCGCGGCCAAGGAGACGCTCCTCGACGCCGCCGACCGCGCCAGGTACGACCGTCTCGGACACCGGGCGTACGTAGACTCGCACGCCGACTCGACGCTGTGGGCGAGCGACCGGTCGCCGGAACCGACCGCGTCGCAGTCTCGGGGTTCGACGCCCGGGGCGAACGGCACTCGGGACGCGACGACTGGCTCGCGGGGCGCGGCGGCTGATCGTAGTCGAACCCGCGACGCGACCGACGGCTCGTCCCGGAGCGGTTCGACCGGAACGTGGGCCGGACGAACGGGGACGAGCCGTCGGTCGTCGAGTGGGCGGAGTCGACGGCGGACGGGGGAGCGAACGCGGAGCGACGGTGCCCGCCGATCGCGGTCGTCCCGGTCGAGTAGCGCCGCGGCGTCGAGTACCGGCGACGACGGCGACGGGTCGACGGAGGAGACAGTGAGCGACCGATCGAGGGGTTCGGGCGTCGATCCCGGGTCCTCGAGTTCGGTCGGGTCCGGTGGTGGCGAAACGTCGAACGTCGAGGACACGGCATCGAACGGCGGTGGTCGCTCGGCGGGTGAGGAACCGTCGAGCGGTGACGAGGAACGGGACGGCGACGACACCCAGACGGCCGGTTCCGACGCGACGGCGTCGAGGACGGCGACCGACCGCAACGCGTCGGGGAGGACGGAGGCGAGGACAGCGGAGGCGGGAGCAGCGTCGGAGACCGCCGGCCGACGGCGTCGCCGCGCGAACGGCGGGACGGCGACCGACCGGACGGGACGGACCCAGCGGTCGTCGACGGGTTCCTACGCCACGACCAGCTTCTGGGGGGTCGCGGCGGACAGTCCGAGCGTGGGGCGGTCGTCGAATCCGGTGACCCGCCGCGCGTTCGCCGTGTGTCGCCGTCTCGGGCCGTGGATCCTGGTCCACGCACTGTTCCTCTCGCTGGCGGTCGGGACCGGCTGGTACGTCTACGCGGTCGTCTTGGCGCCCGCCGAGCGGTCTGTCGCGCTGCTGTTCGTGCTGATCGGTGAAGTGGGGCTGGCGGTGGTTCTGTCGTCGTTACACATACTCTCACGGCTCTACCGATAG
- the hisD gene encoding histidinol dehydrogenase, translated as MNVRRVDALDPGERAALFDRDAGVDAVRDDARDIVGRVRSEGDAALRELSREIDGVEVGNVDVTDRLERATEAIDEETRAAIEDAAANVRAFHERQLPEDWTEDFEGRELGRRFRPLDTVGVYAPGGTAAYPSSVLMGVIPAVVAGVEHVAVATPPAEEINPVTLAAADIAGADAVYQVGGAQAVAALAYGTETITAVQKVVGPGNQWVTAAKAEVRGDVEIDFLAGPSEVLVVADGTADPSLVAADLVAQAEHGETSSVVAVTDDEATAEAVAAAVDDHAAGRDREETVRAALDNDASGVFLARSMPEAVLFAEEYAPEHLSIQADDAEALLDRIPSAGSAFLGSYSPVAAGDYATGTNHVLPTNGKARVTGGLSVDTFLRSTTVQRLSEDSLGDLRDTVTTLANAEGLEAHAHSVDARFDADEATGTSEATDAEGSGE; from the coding sequence ATGAACGTACGACGAGTGGACGCGCTGGACCCCGGCGAGCGGGCGGCACTGTTCGACCGCGACGCAGGGGTCGACGCCGTCCGCGACGACGCCCGCGATATCGTCGGTCGCGTGCGCTCCGAGGGCGACGCCGCGCTCCGGGAACTCTCGCGTGAGATCGACGGTGTCGAGGTCGGCAACGTCGACGTGACCGACCGCCTCGAGCGCGCGACCGAGGCGATCGACGAGGAGACCCGCGCGGCCATCGAGGACGCGGCGGCCAACGTCCGCGCGTTCCACGAGCGACAGCTGCCCGAGGACTGGACCGAGGACTTCGAGGGGCGCGAACTCGGCCGGCGCTTCCGACCGCTCGACACCGTCGGCGTCTACGCCCCCGGCGGGACCGCCGCCTACCCCTCCAGCGTCCTGATGGGCGTGATCCCGGCGGTCGTCGCGGGCGTCGAACACGTCGCCGTCGCGACGCCGCCCGCCGAGGAGATCAACCCGGTGACGCTGGCGGCCGCCGACATCGCCGGCGCCGACGCCGTCTACCAGGTCGGCGGTGCGCAGGCCGTCGCCGCGCTCGCCTACGGTACCGAGACGATAACCGCCGTCCAGAAGGTCGTCGGCCCCGGCAACCAGTGGGTCACCGCCGCCAAGGCCGAAGTCCGGGGCGACGTCGAGATAGACTTCCTCGCCGGGCCGAGCGAGGTGCTCGTCGTCGCCGACGGGACGGCCGACCCGTCGCTCGTGGCGGCGGATCTGGTCGCCCAGGCCGAACACGGCGAGACGAGTTCCGTCGTCGCCGTCACCGACGACGAGGCGACCGCCGAGGCCGTGGCGGCGGCCGTCGACGACCACGCCGCGGGCCGCGACCGCGAGGAGACGGTCCGGGCGGCGCTCGACAACGACGCCAGCGGCGTCTTCCTCGCGCGGTCGATGCCCGAGGCGGTGCTGTTCGCCGAGGAGTACGCCCCCGAGCACCTCTCGATCCAGGCCGACGACGCCGAGGCGCTGCTCGACCGCATCCCCAGCGCCGGCAGCGCCTTCCTCGGCTCCTACAGCCCGGTCGCCGCCGGCGACTACGCGACGGGCACCAACCACGTTCTCCCGACCAACGGCAAGGCCCGCGTCACCGGCGGGCTCTCGGTCGACACCTTCCTGCGGTCGACGACCGTTCAACGGCTCTCCGAGGACTCGCTGGGCGACCTGCGCGACACCGTGACGACCCTGGCGAACGCCGAGGGGCTGGAGGCCCACGCACACAGCGTCGACGCACGGTTCGACGCGGACGAGGCCACTGGCACGAGCGAAGCCACCGACGCGGAGGGCTCCGGAGAGTAG
- a CDS encoding DUF3368 domain-containing protein — MVSDTSPLLNLALIERLDLLRTQFSDITVPRRVWNELTEGEAGLEALRELRDDDFLRIVEVERSDLFVEVSHELDLGETAAICYGVEHGAELVLLDERDGRRVARRHDLEVTGVIGILLRGAKTGDVDLEMELDALREAGFWISDGLYSRVLSEVDE, encoded by the coding sequence GTGGTCTCCGACACATCGCCACTCCTGAATCTCGCACTCATCGAACGGCTCGACCTTCTCCGAACACAGTTCTCCGACATTACCGTCCCGCGCCGGGTCTGGAACGAACTCACCGAGGGAGAGGCGGGGCTGGAAGCGCTCCGAGAGCTACGAGATGACGATTTCCTGCGCATCGTCGAGGTGGAGCGTTCGGACCTGTTCGTCGAAGTCTCCCACGAACTCGACCTCGGGGAGACGGCGGCAATTTGCTACGGGGTCGAACACGGGGCCGAACTTGTTCTACTCGACGAACGAGATGGGCGGCGCGTCGCCCGCAGACACGACTTGGAGGTTACCGGCGTCATCGGCATCTTACTCCGTGGGGCGAAAACCGGTGACGTAGATCTGGAGATGGAACTCGATGCCCTCCGCGAGGCTGGATTCTGGATTTCCGACGGTCTCTATTCGCGCGTTCTCTCGGAAGTGGACGAATAG
- a CDS encoding CPBP family intramembrane glutamic endopeptidase codes for MATSERSPLRTVVALVSALGLGGGGLAFGFVLASVAAAVLTLGLGVEISPAAVIVLSLVFVQGVGCAGVAFAYLRLRPVVGPKVRSVVGLDGVPGPFDIGVDLPDLRGVAVVVGGYVLALGAAFTGSILVTLLQVDTGTNQAAEIGMQNPEVLLILIPASILLIGPGEELLFRGVVQGRLREVLGPVAAILLASTVFAFLHWFALTGGSAAGNFVALGILVGPSLVFGAAYELTDNIVVPSLIHGIYNATLFSLLYVVVAFGDQLPDPQNATAAALALL; via the coding sequence ATGGCAACGAGTGAGCGGTCTCCGCTTCGAACAGTCGTGGCGCTGGTCTCCGCCCTCGGCCTCGGCGGCGGCGGGCTGGCGTTCGGGTTCGTCCTCGCTTCCGTCGCGGCCGCCGTACTGACTCTCGGCCTCGGCGTCGAGATCTCGCCGGCGGCGGTGATCGTCCTGAGCCTCGTCTTCGTCCAGGGCGTGGGCTGTGCCGGCGTCGCGTTCGCGTATCTGAGACTACGGCCGGTCGTCGGACCGAAGGTCAGGTCCGTCGTCGGGCTCGACGGGGTACCGGGCCCGTTCGACATCGGCGTCGACCTGCCGGACCTGCGCGGCGTGGCCGTCGTCGTCGGCGGCTACGTCCTCGCGCTCGGCGCCGCCTTCACAGGGTCGATCCTCGTCACCCTCCTCCAGGTCGACACCGGCACCAACCAGGCCGCCGAGATCGGGATGCAGAACCCCGAGGTCCTGCTAATCTTGATCCCCGCGTCGATCCTGCTCATCGGTCCGGGCGAGGAACTGCTCTTCCGCGGCGTCGTCCAGGGGCGACTCCGCGAGGTCCTCGGCCCGGTCGCCGCGATCCTCCTCGCCAGCACCGTCTTCGCGTTCCTCCACTGGTTCGCGCTGACCGGCGGTTCGGCGGCGGGCAACTTCGTCGCGCTGGGCATCCTCGTCGGCCCTTCGCTCGTCTTCGGCGCGGCCTACGAACTCACCGACAACATCGTCGTCCCGTCGCTGATCCACGGGATCTACAACGCGACGCTGTTCTCGCTCCTCTACGTCGTGGTCGCGTTCGGCGACCAGCTGCCCGACCCACAGAACGCGACGGCAGCGGCGCTCGCGCTTCTCTGA
- a CDS encoding bifunctional metallophosphatase/5'-nucleotidase — translation MSPRLLHYSDIENAYDTPERVARVAGLLADRRGPDALVAGSGDDTGPGVLSLVTEGHQSLDFFEAVEPHVETVGNHDFDHGFDALRSVVADSPQRWTLANVALDGERFGAGVGIESNTIVDVADATVGIVGVLDPATTEMTPGTDALEFGDPVDAVAREAPRLREAGADYVVALAHTDDDDARAIAADTGVDAVLAGHSHHQHATAIDGTPFTRPGATGAYVYEVDLDTGAVACHETATAEPDSAVAAALRERVAANDLDEVVAHVDEPISRDRERRLGGEWRLGNFVADAYRWKTGADAALQNGGGIREGPALSGDVTVGDLVSVSPFEEPVVVASVTGRELRSVVAEADGRAVDGLSDYWYGHVSGMRVAAENGGYEPYVGGDRVAGDERYTLAVPNYLLITDLEFPTLTEAHAVERYALQYEVVVEYARETGIDARLEGRIPDAVAAE, via the coding sequence ATGTCGCCCCGCCTCCTCCACTATTCGGACATCGAGAACGCCTACGACACGCCCGAACGGGTCGCCCGCGTCGCGGGCCTGCTCGCCGACCGGCGCGGGCCCGACGCGCTCGTCGCGGGCTCGGGCGACGACACGGGACCGGGCGTCCTCTCGTTGGTCACCGAAGGTCACCAGTCGCTGGACTTTTTCGAGGCGGTCGAGCCCCACGTCGAGACCGTCGGGAACCACGACTTCGACCACGGCTTCGACGCCCTTCGGAGCGTGGTCGCCGACTCCCCACAGCGGTGGACGCTCGCGAACGTCGCCCTCGACGGCGAGCGGTTCGGCGCCGGTGTGGGTATCGAGTCGAACACCATCGTCGACGTGGCCGACGCGACGGTCGGTATCGTCGGCGTTCTCGACCCCGCGACCACGGAGATGACGCCCGGTACCGACGCGCTGGAGTTCGGTGATCCCGTCGACGCAGTGGCCCGGGAGGCCCCGCGACTCCGCGAGGCGGGCGCCGACTACGTCGTTGCCCTCGCCCACACCGACGACGACGACGCCCGAGCTATCGCCGCCGACACCGGGGTCGACGCCGTGCTCGCGGGCCACTCCCACCACCAGCACGCGACCGCCATCGACGGCACGCCCTTTACCCGCCCGGGCGCGACCGGGGCGTACGTCTACGAGGTCGACCTCGATACCGGAGCGGTGGCCTGCCACGAGACCGCGACGGCCGAGCCCGACTCCGCCGTCGCGGCCGCGCTCCGCGAGCGGGTCGCGGCGAACGACCTCGACGAGGTGGTCGCACACGTCGACGAACCGATCTCGCGGGACCGCGAGCGACGACTCGGCGGCGAGTGGCGGCTGGGCAACTTCGTCGCCGACGCCTACCGCTGGAAGACCGGCGCCGACGCGGCGCTCCAGAACGGCGGGGGGATCCGGGAGGGGCCGGCCCTCTCCGGCGACGTGACCGTCGGTGACCTAGTGAGCGTCAGCCCGTTCGAGGAGCCCGTCGTCGTCGCCTCGGTCACCGGGCGGGAGCTCCGGTCGGTCGTCGCCGAGGCCGACGGCCGCGCCGTCGACGGGCTGTCCGACTACTGGTACGGCCACGTCAGCGGCATGCGCGTCGCCGCCGAGAACGGCGGCTACGAACCGTACGTCGGCGGCGACCGGGTCGCCGGCGACGAACGCTACACGCTCGCGGTCCCGAACTACCTCCTGATCACCGACCTGGAGTTCCCGACGCTGACGGAGGCACACGCGGTCGAGCGCTACGCCCTCCAGTACGAGGTCGTCGTCGAGTACGCCCGCGAGACCGGTATCGACGCGCGCCTAGAGGGGCGGATCCCCGACGCGGTCGCCGCCGAGTGA
- a CDS encoding DUF7116 family protein — protein sequence MRAVTKHLDEKARSIFADLGYTVTDSGGEYLAERKWRSVHVTPAEEFDEAPASGEYRCFVAWSDDVPDLERRLEAADPDYEWAIMGVDEDGDYEVACHRNAA from the coding sequence ATGAGGGCTGTTACCAAGCACCTCGACGAGAAGGCCCGGTCGATCTTCGCAGACCTCGGATACACGGTGACCGACAGCGGCGGCGAGTACCTGGCCGAGCGCAAGTGGCGCAGCGTCCACGTCACACCGGCCGAAGAGTTCGACGAGGCACCGGCTTCCGGGGAGTACCGGTGTTTCGTCGCGTGGTCCGACGACGTACCGGACCTCGAGCGCCGGCTCGAAGCGGCCGACCCGGACTACGAGTGGGCGATCATGGGTGTCGACGAGGACGGCGACTACGAGGTCGCCTGCCACCGCAACGCGGCCTGA
- a CDS encoding UPF0175 family protein gives MATIEIDDDVYEALQLPEGERSPAMKRELAVSLYARDVLSFGKARTLAEMSKAEFQELLGEREIPRHYGDRELEEDLDYAE, from the coding sequence ATGGCGACAATAGAGATCGACGACGACGTCTACGAGGCGTTACAGCTCCCAGAGGGGGAGCGCTCGCCCGCGATGAAGCGGGAGTTAGCGGTCTCGCTGTACGCCCGTGACGTACTCTCCTTCGGGAAGGCCCGGACTCTGGCGGAGATGTCGAAAGCGGAGTTCCAAGAACTCCTCGGGGAGCGAGAGATTCCCCGCCACTACGGCGACCGGGAACTCGAAGAAGACCTCGACTATGCCGAATAG
- a CDS encoding GNAT family N-acetyltransferase, translated as MTGDVRYRPANVGDVAAIQRVADDAWHAAYDDILGAETVETMLDEWYGDDAIEAGVEHEAQDFFVATVDGEVVGYAHAGPHPPRRVHQVYRLYVDPDHWRQGIARNLVAEVEQALYDRDVNGYEAEVLAGNDRGTAFYEAVGFERVDEQETDFEGTTATEYVFRKRL; from the coding sequence ATGACAGGGGACGTACGCTACCGGCCGGCGAACGTCGGCGACGTGGCCGCCATCCAGCGGGTCGCCGACGACGCGTGGCACGCCGCCTACGACGATATCCTCGGCGCGGAGACGGTCGAGACGATGCTCGACGAGTGGTACGGCGACGACGCCATCGAGGCCGGCGTCGAACACGAGGCCCAGGATTTCTTCGTCGCCACGGTCGACGGCGAGGTCGTCGGCTACGCGCACGCCGGCCCGCACCCGCCCCGGCGGGTCCACCAGGTGTATCGGCTCTACGTCGACCCCGACCACTGGCGCCAGGGGATCGCCCGGAACCTCGTCGCGGAGGTCGAGCAGGCGCTGTACGACCGCGACGTGAACGGCTACGAAGCGGAGGTGCTGGCCGGCAACGACCGCGGGACCGCCTTCTACGAGGCCGTCGGCTTCGAGCGCGTCGACGAGCAGGAGACCGACTTCGAGGGCACGACCGCGACCGAGTACGTCTTCCGGAAGCGCCTGTAG
- a CDS encoding HesB/IscA family protein — MSSTTEADPDPGGEGIEVTEAAAEEAVSLLDDEDMDTDVAGLRLFVQQGGCAGLSYGMRFEFEPDDDDTVHEHHDLRVFVDPASIDYVEGSVLDFDGGLQGEGFHVENPNVVSECGCGESFRT, encoded by the coding sequence ATGAGTTCCACGACGGAGGCCGACCCCGACCCGGGCGGCGAGGGTATCGAGGTCACGGAGGCGGCCGCCGAGGAGGCCGTCTCGCTGCTGGACGACGAGGACATGGACACCGACGTGGCGGGGCTGCGCCTGTTCGTCCAGCAGGGCGGCTGCGCGGGGCTGTCCTACGGGATGCGCTTCGAGTTCGAACCCGACGACGACGACACCGTCCACGAACACCACGACCTGCGCGTGTTCGTCGACCCGGCCAGCATCGACTACGTCGAGGGGTCGGTGCTGGACTTCGACGGTGGGTTACAGGGCGAGGGGTTCCACGTCGAGAACCCCAACGTCGTCAGCGAGTGCGGGTGCGGCGAGAGCTTCCGCACCTAG
- a CDS encoding universal stress protein produces MTQVVVPVRYPLSEHSKATLSRAIEIVEERGGQLSVLHVNQYQDNHKPTRRDLKDAVEREFGRLPDTRYVVRQGLLVEETLLDEIVAENADIVVIGKKQAGRWRRMIRRLVDDPDIETFLREELDCDVVTAER; encoded by the coding sequence ATGACGCAGGTCGTCGTCCCGGTCCGCTACCCGCTCTCGGAACACTCTAAGGCGACGCTCTCCCGGGCCATCGAGATCGTCGAGGAGCGCGGCGGTCAGCTCTCCGTGCTCCACGTCAACCAGTACCAGGACAACCACAAGCCGACCCGACGCGACCTGAAAGACGCCGTCGAGCGCGAGTTCGGCCGGTTACCCGACACCCGCTACGTCGTCCGTCAGGGGCTGCTCGTCGAGGAGACGCTGCTCGACGAGATCGTCGCCGAGAACGCCGATATCGTCGTCATCGGCAAGAAACAGGCCGGCCGCTGGCGGCGGATGATCCGCCGACTGGTCGACGACCCCGACATCGAGACGTTCCTGCGCGAGGAGCTGGACTGCGACGTGGTCACCGCCGAACGCTGA
- a CDS encoding ArsR/SmtB family transcription factor, with the protein MGRLLPFKSEPTRTPDEPRVLDLDDEATEAALSALSSDTARTILATLYEEPKTPPEIRDEVGTSLQNVHYHVERLEDAELIQPAGEGYSEKGTEMTIYAPASEALVLFAGQEHDRSRLKTALTRLLGSVGLLAVASLAVRRLFGESGADLGDYGVSFGASSQSGDERGAGGGDSETGGDGADAGASGGDGGGTVSEPGTDTATATTTESGDIGIFGGADTATDAGGATASPTPEPATATQATPTATEAPSVTATPAGTPAPTPASTPTPAATPSPTAAPTPTATPQPTPTTTDPPSPTPTETGMDSGTITLDTATQVPAGTVDGARQVAGSGDSLLADPAFAFFLGGLFMLLVVTAWWYVQG; encoded by the coding sequence ATGGGTCGTCTGCTGCCGTTCAAGTCGGAGCCGACACGGACGCCCGACGAGCCACGAGTCCTCGACCTCGACGACGAGGCGACCGAGGCGGCGCTGTCGGCGCTCTCGTCGGACACCGCGCGGACAATCCTGGCGACGCTGTACGAGGAGCCGAAGACGCCGCCGGAGATCCGCGACGAGGTGGGAACGTCGCTGCAGAACGTCCACTACCACGTCGAGCGGCTGGAGGACGCGGAGCTTATCCAGCCCGCCGGCGAGGGCTACTCCGAGAAGGGCACGGAGATGACCATCTACGCGCCGGCCAGCGAGGCGCTCGTCCTCTTCGCGGGGCAGGAACACGACCGCTCGCGACTGAAGACGGCGCTGACGCGCCTGCTGGGTTCGGTCGGGCTGCTCGCCGTCGCGAGCCTCGCGGTGCGGCGGCTGTTCGGCGAGTCCGGTGCGGACCTCGGCGACTACGGCGTCTCGTTCGGAGCGAGTTCGCAATCGGGCGACGAGCGCGGGGCCGGCGGCGGCGATAGCGAGACTGGCGGCGACGGCGCAGACGCCGGCGCTTCGGGCGGTGACGGTGGCGGTACCGTGTCGGAACCGGGGACCGACACGGCGACGGCGACGACGACCGAAAGCGGGGATATCGGCATCTTCGGCGGCGCGGACACGGCGACGGACGCGGGAGGAGCTACCGCGAGCCCGACGCCGGAACCGGCGACAGCGACGCAGGCGACGCCGACCGCGACCGAGGCCCCGTCGGTCACGGCGACGCCGGCCGGGACGCCTGCTCCGACGCCGGCGTCGACCCCCACGCCGGCCGCGACACCCTCGCCCACGGCCGCACCGACACCGACCGCGACGCCCCAGCCCACGCCCACGACGACGGATCCCCCTTCGCCGACGCCGACCGAGACGGGCATGGACTCGGGGACGATCACGCTCGACACCGCCACGCAGGTCCCGGCGGGGACGGTCGACGGCGCCCGTCAGGTCGCCGGGAGCGGTGACTCACTGCTGGCCGACCCCGCGTTCGCCTTTTTCCTCGGCGGGCTGTTCATGCTCCTCGTCGTCACCGCCTGGTGGTACGTCCAGGGGTGA
- a CDS encoding cupin domain-containing protein: MKRDKQAVPVRVDTPDAVARQQTGFGDASEYGELGGEYFTFASGTDLTPLLEGLEDDRCQCPHWGYVLEGSLTASYSDGREEETGTGDLFYWPPGHTIRANDDSEIVMFSPQDEHTAVIEHVLAKVEGSER, encoded by the coding sequence ATGAAACGAGACAAACAGGCCGTACCGGTCAGAGTCGACACGCCCGACGCCGTCGCTCGCCAGCAGACGGGGTTCGGTGACGCGAGCGAGTACGGGGAACTCGGCGGGGAGTACTTCACGTTCGCTTCCGGGACGGACCTCACGCCGCTCCTGGAAGGACTGGAAGACGACCGCTGTCAGTGCCCGCACTGGGGCTACGTTCTGGAGGGGTCGCTCACCGCGAGTTACTCGGACGGGCGCGAAGAGGAGACGGGGACCGGCGACCTCTTCTACTGGCCGCCGGGCCACACGATCCGGGCGAACGACGACTCCGAGATCGTCATGTTCAGTCCACAGGACGAACACACCGCGGTCATCGAACACGTCCTAGCGAAGGTCGAGGGGAGCGAACGATAG
- a CDS encoding helix-turn-helix transcriptional regulator produces MDSAIQAIEFLARSEHRVAALEALSEEPRDRRDLRDATGASDPTIGRVIRDLEDRSWLAREGARYELTPLGAYVTDRFFELREGMRTGERLREVWRWLPREMEGFAVEHYEDAVVAYPGPNYPYAPVERVTHLLESTASIRGLGTTLYKSGNLDVFCRRVIEGMETEYVYSPPVLRAIVDWNPELTARALGCDNCTVFLHDALPDDSRCGLNVMDDCIGICGHDPETAQLEAVIDTRSPEAREWAEDVYARCRSEARQFDVGELAPDASRSPEGRLRVEPR; encoded by the coding sequence ATGGATTCCGCGATTCAGGCCATCGAGTTTCTGGCGCGGTCGGAGCACCGCGTCGCGGCACTGGAGGCCCTCTCCGAGGAGCCCCGGGACCGCCGCGATCTCCGCGACGCGACGGGGGCGTCGGATCCCACTATCGGGCGCGTCATCAGGGATCTCGAGGACCGGTCGTGGCTCGCGCGCGAGGGAGCGCGCTACGAGCTCACGCCCCTGGGAGCGTACGTGACCGACCGGTTCTTCGAACTGCGCGAGGGTATGAGAACGGGCGAGCGGCTCCGGGAGGTCTGGCGGTGGCTTCCCCGGGAGATGGAGGGGTTCGCGGTGGAGCACTACGAAGACGCCGTCGTCGCGTATCCCGGCCCGAACTATCCGTACGCTCCCGTCGAGCGGGTCACCCATCTGCTCGAATCGACCGCGTCCATCCGGGGGCTCGGGACGACGCTGTACAAGTCGGGGAACCTCGACGTGTTCTGCCGACGCGTGATCGAGGGGATGGAGACGGAGTACGTCTACTCGCCGCCGGTCCTCCGGGCGATCGTGGACTGGAACCCCGAGCTGACGGCGCGAGCGTTGGGGTGCGATAACTGCACCGTGTTCCTGCACGACGCCCTCCCGGACGACTCCCGCTGCGGGCTCAACGTCATGGACGACTGTATCGGCATCTGCGGCCACGATCCCGAGACCGCCCAGCTCGAAGCCGTGATCGACACGCGGTCGCCCGAGGCACGCGAGTGGGCGGAGGACGTCTACGCGCGGTGTCGGTCGGAGGCGCGACAGTTCGACGTGGGGGAACTGGCGCCCGATGCATCGCGTTCACCGGAGGGACGGCTCCGCGTCGAGCCACGGTAG
- a CDS encoding DUF5816 domain-containing protein produces the protein METKTGPDAETLYVDTEDAERGAEGPFFVVYRTPDRERRWGYFCGNCDSFRTAMDSMGRIKCNDCGNLKKPDEWDAAHE, from the coding sequence ATGGAGACGAAGACCGGTCCCGACGCGGAGACGCTGTACGTCGACACCGAGGACGCCGAGCGCGGGGCGGAGGGCCCCTTCTTCGTCGTCTACCGGACGCCCGACCGCGAGCGCCGCTGGGGCTACTTCTGCGGCAACTGCGACTCGTTCCGGACGGCGATGGACTCGATGGGACGGATCAAGTGCAACGACTGCGGCAACCTCAAGAAACCCGACGAGTGGGACGCCGCCCACGAGTGA
- a CDS encoding dodecin — MVFKKITLIGTSTESFDKAVDDAVGRAEETLQNVKWVEVEEMGVEIASVENREYQAEVEVAFELED; from the coding sequence ATGGTGTTCAAGAAGATAACGCTGATCGGAACCAGTACCGAGAGCTTCGACAAGGCCGTCGACGACGCGGTCGGGCGCGCCGAGGAGACCTTGCAGAACGTCAAGTGGGTCGAGGTCGAGGAGATGGGCGTCGAGATCGCGAGCGTCGAGAACCGGGAGTACCAGGCCGAGGTCGAGGTGGCGTTCGAACTGGAAGACTAG